Proteins encoded by one window of Halomonas sp. Bachu 37:
- a CDS encoding YqiA/YcfP family alpha/beta fold hydrolase — MITVYLSHGLESGPGAFKVQTMKTLVEAHDECAAVVMDYRGMAEPEERLAHLLDTLASRHDDPARCIMVGSSLGGWVSAALSSTHPVLGCFLLAPAIGLPRYPQSCPRLQAEHSHIVHGWRDDVIPVDGVIDYARTQRLSLRLVDDDHRLHLSMPTILQDLGAFLDVCHSKALPLKDDL; from the coding sequence ATGATCACGGTGTACTTGTCGCATGGCCTGGAAAGCGGCCCCGGTGCTTTCAAGGTTCAGACCATGAAAACATTGGTGGAAGCACACGACGAATGCGCCGCCGTGGTCATGGACTACCGTGGCATGGCGGAGCCGGAAGAGCGCCTGGCACACCTGCTCGATACCTTGGCAAGCCGACACGACGATCCGGCCCGCTGCATAATGGTCGGTTCCAGCCTGGGAGGCTGGGTAAGTGCCGCGCTCAGCAGCACTCATCCCGTACTGGGTTGCTTTCTGCTGGCCCCGGCCATCGGCTTGCCCCGTTATCCGCAATCCTGCCCTCGGCTTCAGGCCGAGCATTCCCACATCGTTCACGGCTGGCGCGATGACGTGATCCCCGTCGACGGGGTGATCGACTATGCCCGCACCCAGCGCCTCTCGTTACGCCTGGTGGACGACGATCATCGCTTGCACCTCAGCATGCCGACGATCCTCCAGGATCTAGGGGCATTTCTGGATGTGTGCCATTCAAAAGCACTACCTTTAAAAGACGATCTTTAA
- a CDS encoding phosphatase PAP2 family protein, with product MRPRTLVVFDRLDLLEWQLCQRFTRLSLYRPWRLLLQAASRLGDWPVWVALILAQPWLQPQQPWSIVQYTLTALAALGFYRLLKTRLCRERPFITYSHGIRCSEPARDRYSFPSGHTMHAIMFSIMVAVHTPWLLPVVLPLTLLIALSRVGLGLHYISDVLAGAAIGCIFALVSLMMAS from the coding sequence ATGCGACCCCGTACACTTGTCGTATTCGACCGTCTTGACCTGTTGGAATGGCAGCTATGCCAACGCTTCACCCGTCTCAGCCTGTATCGGCCCTGGCGTCTTCTGCTCCAGGCCGCTAGCCGGCTGGGAGACTGGCCCGTATGGGTAGCGCTGATCTTGGCCCAGCCGTGGCTTCAACCACAGCAGCCCTGGAGCATCGTGCAGTACACCCTGACCGCCCTGGCGGCCTTGGGATTCTACCGCCTACTCAAGACTCGGTTATGCCGGGAACGTCCGTTCATCACCTATAGCCACGGCATTCGCTGCAGCGAACCCGCGCGAGACCGCTACAGCTTTCCCAGCGGCCATACCATGCACGCGATCATGTTCAGTATTATGGTCGCGGTGCATACACCGTGGCTACTGCCTGTAGTCCTGCCGCTGACTCTACTGATCGCGCTGTCACGAGTCGGTCTCGGGCTGCACTACATCAGCGACGTGCTGGCGGGAGCCGCCATTGGTTGCATCTTCGCTCTGGTGAGCCTGATGATGGCGAGTTAG
- a CDS encoding entericidin A/B family lipoprotein: MKRSILVVLMAILTISLLSGCNTIRGAGEDIEEGGQAIQRSTT, translated from the coding sequence ATGAAGCGTTCCATCCTCGTGGTTCTAATGGCAATACTGACAATAAGTCTGTTGAGCGGCTGCAATACCATTCGCGGCGCTGGGGAAGACATCGAGGAGGGCGGCCAAGCGATCCAGCGCTCCACTACCTAG